One window from the genome of Acuticoccus sp. I52.16.1 encodes:
- a CDS encoding biotin/lipoate--protein ligase family protein encodes MSTLAEAPVLPPLLRGEAVTGDVFAAAVARAEAGVAPGTVLYEITPAALAFAIVLAPEVRLGEAVGVIPALQLALADSLGALGPPEVAIHHVWPAATRINGAVGPTWRAAANAEDPGAEPDWLVAAVTIPLGTPAERPGDTPGTTTLAEEGFAALTPTALVESLSRHMLSWINRFVSEGFAPVGAAWSAACADIGGPVAVPVPGRLLGLDERGGAVVAGTHGTVTVPLTRMLTRP; translated from the coding sequence GTGAGCACGCTCGCCGAGGCGCCCGTCCTGCCGCCCCTCTTGCGCGGCGAGGCGGTGACGGGCGACGTCTTCGCCGCGGCGGTGGCGCGGGCCGAGGCGGGCGTCGCCCCCGGCACGGTGCTTTATGAGATCACGCCGGCGGCGCTGGCGTTCGCCATCGTCCTGGCACCGGAGGTGCGGCTGGGCGAGGCCGTGGGCGTGATCCCCGCGCTGCAACTGGCGCTGGCCGACAGTCTCGGCGCGCTGGGCCCGCCGGAGGTCGCGATCCACCACGTCTGGCCGGCCGCGACGCGCATCAACGGGGCGGTCGGTCCCACCTGGCGCGCCGCCGCCAACGCTGAGGACCCCGGCGCCGAGCCCGACTGGCTGGTCGCCGCGGTGACGATCCCGCTCGGCACGCCGGCAGAGCGGCCGGGCGACACACCCGGCACCACCACGCTCGCCGAGGAGGGCTTCGCGGCGCTGACGCCCACCGCGCTCGTCGAGAGCCTGTCGCGGCATATGCTGTCCTGGATCAACCGCTTCGTGTCCGAAGGCTTCGCGCCCGTCGGCGCCGCCTGGTCGGCCGCCTGCGCCGATATCGGCGGCCCCGTGGCCGTGCCCGTCCCCGGCCGCCTCCTGGGGCTCGACGAGCGCGGCGGTGCCGTCGTCGCCGGCACGCACGGCACCGTCACGGTCCCTCTCACCCGGATGCTCACCCGACCATGA
- a CDS encoding DUF6505 family protein translates to MTHLARVIRLDESDLNVFEHAAEVGEWAISGAFAYSNWTEADLTGKRRQAFAHGWLGLETFGRASVVAVAPITEREWTAAAEALADHFVAHYGAPSREAAMPVALEELGHARDLCNDYEANTLILVERTLEEVGVRERFRPVAPVAAPLESFAVHGS, encoded by the coding sequence ATGACCCACCTCGCCCGCGTGATCCGGCTCGACGAGAGCGACCTCAACGTCTTCGAGCATGCCGCGGAGGTCGGCGAATGGGCGATCTCGGGCGCATTCGCCTATTCCAACTGGACCGAGGCGGACCTCACCGGCAAGCGCCGGCAGGCGTTCGCGCACGGCTGGCTCGGCCTCGAGACCTTCGGCCGCGCCTCGGTCGTCGCCGTGGCGCCGATCACCGAGCGCGAGTGGACCGCCGCCGCCGAGGCGCTGGCCGACCACTTCGTCGCCCACTACGGCGCCCCGTCGCGCGAGGCGGCGATGCCGGTGGCGCTGGAGGAACTCGGCCACGCGCGCGACCTCTGCAACGACTATGAGGCGAACACGCTGATCCTGGTCGAGCGCACGCTGGAGGAGGTCGGCGTGCGCGAGCGCTTCCGCCCGGTCGCCCCGGTCGCGGCCCCGCTGGAGAGCTTCGCCGTGCACGGCTCCTAG
- a CDS encoding NAD(P)/FAD-dependent oxidoreductase, protein MDSGRIVIVGAGQGGFQAAASLRQEGFIGEITLIGDEAGLPYQRPPLSKAYLKTGVADELELRPAAFFDANAITLVHGLRIDTIDREAREAVAGETRFPYDHLVIATGTRNLRPPIAGLEHTVDLRTLADAARLRDLLAAPRRVAVIGGGFIGLEFAAVARTLGHDVTVAEAAPRLMARVVSPELSQRFLAMHQGMGTDVRLGQPVARVREGAIVLADGSEIAADLVLLAAGVRPNSELAEAAGLAVANGVVVDAQLATADPAISALGDCAVFPDPRTGRPVRLESVQAAVDHARAIARRLVKGVADPYAAVPWFWSDQADWKLQIAGLATPEDTAVGREDGAVLRFDGDRLTAVETINDARTHMQARRLMATDVPLTRETLAASDYDLGPLMKAARGR, encoded by the coding sequence GTGGACAGCGGACGGATCGTCATCGTCGGCGCGGGACAGGGCGGCTTCCAGGCCGCGGCCAGCCTGCGCCAGGAAGGGTTCATCGGCGAAATCACGCTGATCGGCGACGAGGCGGGCCTGCCCTACCAGCGTCCGCCCCTCTCCAAGGCCTACCTCAAGACCGGCGTCGCGGACGAGCTGGAGTTGCGCCCCGCCGCCTTCTTCGACGCCAACGCCATCACCCTCGTCCACGGCCTGCGGATCGACACCATCGACCGGGAGGCGCGCGAGGCGGTCGCCGGCGAAACGCGCTTCCCCTACGACCACCTCGTCATCGCCACCGGCACACGCAACCTGCGCCCGCCGATCGCCGGGCTCGAGCATACCGTCGACCTGCGCACGCTCGCCGATGCGGCGCGGCTGCGCGACCTGCTGGCGGCGCCCCGGCGCGTCGCGGTGATCGGCGGCGGCTTCATCGGGCTGGAATTCGCGGCGGTGGCACGCACGCTCGGCCACGACGTCACGGTGGCGGAGGCGGCGCCGCGGCTGATGGCGCGGGTCGTCTCGCCGGAGCTGTCGCAGCGGTTCCTGGCGATGCACCAGGGGATGGGGACCGACGTGCGCCTCGGCCAGCCGGTCGCGCGAGTGCGCGAGGGCGCCATCGTGCTGGCGGACGGCAGCGAGATCGCGGCCGACCTCGTCCTGCTGGCGGCCGGGGTGCGGCCCAACTCCGAGCTCGCCGAGGCGGCGGGCCTCGCCGTCGCCAACGGTGTCGTGGTGGACGCGCAGCTCGCCACCGCGGATCCGGCGATCTCGGCGCTGGGAGACTGCGCGGTCTTCCCCGATCCGCGGACCGGCCGCCCGGTGCGGCTCGAGAGCGTGCAGGCGGCGGTCGACCATGCGCGCGCCATCGCCCGGCGGCTCGTCAAGGGCGTCGCCGACCCTTACGCCGCGGTCCCCTGGTTCTGGTCCGACCAGGCCGACTGGAAGCTGCAGATCGCCGGCCTCGCGACCCCCGAAGACACCGCCGTCGGCCGCGAGGACGGCGCGGTTCTGCGCTTCGACGGCGATCGGCTCACCGCGGTCGAGACCATCAACGATGCGCGCACCCACATGCAGGCCCGCCGCCTGATGGCGACCGACGTGCCGTTGACCCGCGAGACGCTGGCGGCGAGCGACTACGACCTCGGCCCGCTGATGAAGGCCGCGCGCGGCCGCTGA
- a CDS encoding IclR family transcriptional regulator: MAEDTVPAGETVGSIGRAVAAIRCVARGGAEGRRLSDVAREIGLHKATAARVLATLTETGVLRREDDRRYRIAPQFLEALGLPVSLGALRQRARGELMELVEKVEDTGLLSVRSGLESLCIDRHVGRHPLQALSLDVGARRPLGAGAGSLALLAFLPRDERETILAALADRLPYRSVTAEAIRHHAAEARRDGYTYLPDFVVHGMTGIGAPVREPSGLIVAAVSVAGVGDRLKGPRRDEVARLVLEACGRIEARLAGGA, encoded by the coding sequence ATGGCGGAAGACACGGTGCCGGCGGGCGAGACGGTCGGCAGCATCGGCCGCGCGGTGGCGGCGATCCGCTGTGTCGCGCGGGGCGGGGCCGAGGGACGGCGCCTGTCGGACGTCGCGCGCGAGATCGGCCTTCACAAGGCGACCGCGGCGCGTGTCCTCGCCACGCTGACCGAGACCGGGGTGCTGCGCCGCGAGGACGATCGTCGCTACCGCATCGCCCCGCAGTTCCTGGAGGCGCTGGGGCTGCCGGTCTCGCTGGGAGCGCTGCGCCAGCGGGCGCGCGGGGAGCTGATGGAGCTGGTCGAGAAGGTGGAGGACACCGGCCTCCTCTCGGTGCGCAGCGGCCTCGAATCGCTGTGCATCGACCGGCATGTCGGTCGCCACCCGCTGCAGGCGCTGTCGCTCGACGTCGGCGCGCGGCGGCCTCTCGGGGCGGGGGCGGGGAGCCTGGCGCTGCTCGCCTTCCTGCCGCGGGACGAGCGCGAGACGATCCTCGCCGCGCTCGCCGACCGGCTCCCCTACCGCAGCGTCACCGCCGAGGCGATCCGCCACCATGCCGCCGAGGCGCGGCGCGACGGCTACACCTACCTGCCGGACTTCGTGGTGCACGGGATGACGGGCATCGGCGCCCCGGTGCGCGAGCCCTCCGGGCTGATCGTGGCGGCCGTCTCGGTCGCGGGGGTCGGAGACCGGCTGAAGGGCCCGCGCCGCGATGAGGTGGCGCGCCTCGTGCTGGAGGCGTGCGGGCGGATCGAGGCGCGCCTCGCCGGCGGCGCCTGA